The Mucilaginibacter mallensis genome has a segment encoding these proteins:
- a CDS encoding phosphotransferase enzyme family protein, with protein sequence MLNKILVAFGLKPSQYTVQPFGSGLINYTLKVSGNGQDYILQRINVNVFKAPDQIAGNLTLLQSYFNSTYPDYNFVAPLPSLTGDYLVKTDKGEYYRLFPFVKGSRTVDFISDNKEAFEAARQFGKFTCMLKDFDANQLKYTLTDFHNLKLRFDQFKTACQNAREENLMEAAQEVKEVYNHYTILQQYNQLITNNQVPVRVIHHDTKINNILFDDKQNGLCVIDLDTVMPGYFFSDVGDMMRTYLSPVNEEEQDFSKIQIREDIFMAVCKGYMADMGKILTETEKQYFIFSGKLMIYMQAIRFLTDFLNNDIYYETKYPGHNLVRAKNQFDLLNKYLNSEKQFELLFAKAQGNSLTHN encoded by the coding sequence ATGCTTAATAAAATACTGGTTGCCTTTGGACTAAAACCTTCACAATACACAGTTCAACCCTTTGGTTCGGGATTAATAAACTACACATTAAAAGTATCAGGCAACGGACAGGATTATATTCTGCAAAGAATTAATGTCAATGTTTTTAAAGCGCCCGATCAGATAGCCGGTAACTTAACCCTGCTGCAATCGTATTTTAACAGCACCTATCCCGATTATAATTTCGTGGCTCCATTACCGTCCCTTACAGGCGATTACCTGGTTAAAACCGATAAAGGTGAATATTACAGGCTGTTCCCCTTTGTTAAAGGATCACGAACTGTTGATTTTATAAGTGATAATAAAGAGGCATTTGAAGCGGCCAGGCAATTTGGGAAGTTCACCTGCATGCTTAAAGACTTTGATGCTAATCAGCTAAAGTATACGCTGACCGACTTTCATAACCTTAAACTAAGGTTCGATCAGTTTAAAACAGCTTGCCAAAATGCCCGGGAAGAGAATTTGATGGAGGCAGCCCAGGAAGTAAAAGAGGTGTATAACCACTATACTATTTTACAGCAATATAATCAGTTAATAACTAATAACCAGGTCCCGGTAAGGGTTATCCATCATGATACCAAGATCAATAATATCCTGTTTGACGACAAGCAGAACGGATTATGTGTAATTGACCTGGATACTGTAATGCCCGGCTACTTTTTTAGTGATGTGGGCGATATGATGCGGACCTACCTATCGCCTGTAAATGAAGAGGAACAGGATTTCTCAAAGATCCAGATCAGGGAAGATATTTTTATGGCGGTATGCAAAGGCTATATGGCTGATATGGGTAAAATACTTACAGAAACAGAAAAACAGTATTTTATTTTCTCGGGCAAGCTGATGATATATATGCAGGCCATCCGCTTTTTAACTGATTTTTTGAATAACGATATTTATTACGAAACTAAATACCCGGGCCACAACTTAGTAAGGGCCAAAAATCAGTTCGACCTGCTTAACAAGTATTTAAATTCAGAAAAACAGTTTGAGCTGCTGTTTGCTAAAGCGCAAGGTAATTCATTAACCCATAATTAA
- a CDS encoding DUF3472 domain-containing protein, whose translation MKTKHLLTTILVFAIALNSLAQQSCPKWGPYVKTVGMAKNKNELMMADVMIPADGLAPFTYACSVQFGIGKSGGYCGIQLAGPTEGRIPNNIFSIWDFPNKIQISSAYKAPLTFVGGFGGEGTGLHSHADFGWKPGQWYTNIVKRWTINDSTTQVGYWIYDHTAKTYTHYVTFTVPEKDAMLHGDIGSFLENFADEQKHSRTAIYKSYWMLTDQYKWVHPDSLVAEAGEGSWKAERYGDDGVKATSCGTSPWQKKTKYAVKQKDRPEIIPADVYDLAAYYDHSQKKIFVDWSVLQTATPQLSYEVHIFDNSTYSGNAIASLKGTDPDLTSVSIAVKDLNLKSQDYYITLQITDIFGQVSPVKKIVLAELKP comes from the coding sequence ATGAAAACAAAGCATCTGTTAACAACTATTTTAGTTTTTGCAATCGCACTTAACAGCCTTGCGCAGCAAAGTTGCCCAAAATGGGGGCCGTATGTAAAAACAGTTGGCATGGCAAAAAACAAAAACGAGCTAATGATGGCCGATGTTATGATCCCTGCTGACGGGCTTGCACCTTTTACTTATGCCTGCAGCGTACAATTTGGTATAGGAAAAAGTGGCGGTTATTGCGGTATTCAATTAGCCGGACCAACAGAGGGCCGCATACCGAATAACATTTTCTCTATTTGGGACTTCCCTAACAAAATACAGATCTCCTCAGCCTATAAAGCTCCTTTAACCTTTGTTGGTGGCTTTGGCGGCGAAGGTACGGGCTTGCACTCCCATGCTGATTTCGGCTGGAAACCAGGCCAATGGTATACCAACATTGTAAAACGTTGGACCATCAATGATTCAACCACGCAAGTTGGTTATTGGATATATGATCACACCGCAAAAACCTATACGCATTATGTAACCTTTACAGTTCCGGAAAAAGATGCGATGCTGCATGGCGATATTGGCAGCTTTCTTGAAAATTTTGCCGACGAGCAGAAACATAGCCGCACAGCCATATATAAATCATACTGGATGTTAACCGACCAGTATAAATGGGTACACCCTGATTCATTGGTAGCTGAAGCTGGGGAAGGCTCGTGGAAAGCAGAACGTTATGGCGATGATGGCGTTAAGGCAACATCATGCGGCACAAGTCCGTGGCAAAAAAAGACCAAGTATGCAGTGAAGCAAAAAGATAGGCCCGAAATTATCCCTGCTGATGTTTATGACCTTGCCGCTTATTACGATCATTCACAAAAAAAGATATTTGTTGACTGGAGCGTACTGCAAACAGCTACCCCGCAGTTAAGTTATGAGGTGCATATATTTGATAACAGCACATACTCGGGTAACGCTATCGCATCACTAAAAGGCACCGATCCGGATTTAACCAGTGTGAGCATTGCAGTAAAAGATTTGAACCTTAAAAGCCAGGATTACTACATCACCCTTCAAATAACTGACATTTTTGGGCAGGTATCACCAGTTAAGAAAATTGTACTGGCCGAGTTAAAACCGTAA